The sequence AAAGCTGGCCGGTTTCGCCCCGGAACCCCACCCGGCGCCGTCCTCGCTGTGGCGCGAGCACGACCTGCTGCTCATCACCTACGGCGACAGCATCCGCAAGCCGGATGAAACGCCGCTGCGCACCCTGCACCGGTTTTTGACCGCGCATCTGGGCGACACGGTCAGCAGCGTCCACATCCTGCCCTACTTCCCCTACAGCTCCGACGACGGCTTTGCGGTCATCGACTATCTGCGGGTCAATCCCGCACTGGGCGACTGGCCCGAGGTGGAGGCCATCGCCCGCGACTTCCGCCTGATGACGGACCTGGTCATCAACCACGTCTCCAGCCGGCACGCCTGGTTCCAGAATTATCTGCGCGACCTGGACCCGGGCCGCGACTATTTCATCGAAGTCGATCCCGACACCGACCTGTCGCAGGTGGTCCGCCCCCGCACCACCCCACTGCTGACCCGTTTCGAAACCGTGCGCGGCCCGCGCTGGGTCTGGACCACCTTCAGCCCGGACCAGATCGACGTCAACTTCCAGAACCCCAAGGTCCTGTTCGAATACCTGGACATCCTCCTGTACTATCTGGGCAAGGGCGCCCGGCTGATCCGCCTCGACGCCATCGCCTATCTGTGGAAGAAGATCGGCACCCCCTGCATCCATCTGCCGGAAACCCACGAGGTGGTCAAACTGCTGCGGGACGTGGTGGAACAGGCGGCCCCGGACACCCTGCTCATCACCGAAACCAACGTCCCCCACGCCGAGAACATCCGCTATTTCGGTCAGGGGGACGAGGCGCACGTGGTCTATCAATTCCCCCTGCCACCCCTGGTGCTTCACGCCCTCTACACCGGCGATGCCGGCTATCTCAACCATTGGGCGGCGAATCTGGAACCGCCGCCTCCGGGCTGCACCTTCCTCAACTTCCTCGCCTGCCACGACGGCATCGGCCTGCGGCCTCTGGAGGGAATCGTCCCGTCGGAGGAAATCGACCGCCTGGTGGCCGGGATGCAGGAACTGGACGGGCTGGTTTCCTGGCGCGCCACCCCCGACGGCGGCCGCGCCCCCTAC comes from Methylomarinovum caldicuralii and encodes:
- a CDS encoding alpha-amylase family glycosyl hydrolase, whose amino-acid sequence is MNGRFPSEYRQRIRKRLAFLYGEAQAEALTDHLLEKLAGFAPEPHPAPSSLWREHDLLLITYGDSIRKPDETPLRTLHRFLTAHLGDTVSSVHILPYFPYSSDDGFAVIDYLRVNPALGDWPEVEAIARDFRLMTDLVINHVSSRHAWFQNYLRDLDPGRDYFIEVDPDTDLSQVVRPRTTPLLTRFETVRGPRWVWTTFSPDQIDVNFQNPKVLFEYLDILLYYLGKGARLIRLDAIAYLWKKIGTPCIHLPETHEVVKLLRDVVEQAAPDTLLITETNVPHAENIRYFGQGDEAHVVYQFPLPPLVLHALYTGDAGYLNHWAANLEPPPPGCTFLNFLACHDGIGLRPLEGIVPSEEIDRLVAGMQELDGLVSWRATPDGGRAPYELNIAWFSAMQGTVKGRDGLAVERHRCAHAIMLALQGIAAFYILSLLGTENDREGVEQTGAPRAINRHKWDWNALQTRLADPHSPQARVFTELRRLAGMRRRQPAFHPDAPQQVLDLGPAVFAVRRQTQSQTLLALHNVTAQPRLIPLPGGQWHELLSGERVEAEIALPPYGVAWLAQA